In Peromyscus maniculatus bairdii isolate BWxNUB_F1_BW_parent chromosome 9, HU_Pman_BW_mat_3.1, whole genome shotgun sequence, one genomic interval encodes:
- the LOC102919936 gene encoding granzyme G-like isoform X1 has translation MPPVLILLTFLLPLGAGGEEIIGGHEVKPHSRPYMAFVTFLNDGNMMFCGGFLVRDNFVLTAAHCLGSSMRVTLGAHNIETKEETQQIIPVAEAIPHPDYNAENWSNDIMLLKLERKAIRTNAVRPLRLPKANSQVNPGDECHIAGWGATSLNATKGAASLQETVLIIQDDEKCELDFHQYMKTIQFCAGDPKQIQAAFKGDSGGPLVCDNRAYGVLSNGDNEIIAPAVFTKVVSFLPWIQRSMKPSNRC, from the exons ATGCCACCAGTCCTGATTCTCCTGACCTTTCTTCTGCCACTTGGAGCCGGTGGAG AGGAGATCATCGGGGGACACGAGGTCAAGCCCCACTCCCGCCCATACATGGCGTTTGTTACTTTTCTGAATGATGGTAATATGATGTTCTGTGGAGGCTTCCTGGTACGAGACAACTTCGTGCTGACCGCTGCTCACTGCCTGGGAAG CTCAATGAGAGTCACTCTGGGGGCCCACAACATCGAGACAAAGGAGGAGACCCAGCAGATCATCCCTGTGGCAGAAGCCATCCCACACCCAGACTATAATGCTGAGAACTGGTCCAATGACATCATGCTCTTGAAG CTGGAGAGGAAAGCCATTAGAACAAATGCTGTGAGGCCACTCAGGCTGCCCAAAGCCAATTCCCAGGTGAATCCAGGGGACGAGTGCCACATAGCTGGCTGGGGGGCAACATCCCTCAATGCCACCAAAGGAGCAGCCTCCCTACAAGAGACTGTATTGATCATCCAGGACGACGAGAAATGCGAACTTGATTTCCACCAATATATGAAGACCATTCAGTTTTGTGCTGGAGACCCAAAGCAAATACAGGCTGCTTTCAAG GGTGACTCCGGAGGACCTCTTGTATGTGACAACAGAGCTTATGGAGTTTTATCCAATGGAGACAATGAGATCATCGCTCCAGCAGTCTTCACTAAGGTTGTGTCCTTCCTGCCGTGGATACAAAGAAGCATGAAGCCTTCTAACAGGTGCTAA
- the LOC102919936 gene encoding granzyme F-like isoform X2 — translation MPPVLILLTFLLPLGAGGEEIIGGHEVKPHSRPYMAFVTFLNDGNMMFCGGFLVRDNFVLTAAHCLGSSMRVTLGAHNIETKEETQQIIPVAEAIPHPDYNAENWSNDIMLLKLERKAIRTNAVRPLRLPKANSQDDEKCELDFHQYMKTIQFCAGDPKQIQAAFKGDSGGPLVCDNRAYGVLSNGDNEIIAPAVFTKVVSFLPWIQRSMKPSNRC, via the exons ATGCCACCAGTCCTGATTCTCCTGACCTTTCTTCTGCCACTTGGAGCCGGTGGAG AGGAGATCATCGGGGGACACGAGGTCAAGCCCCACTCCCGCCCATACATGGCGTTTGTTACTTTTCTGAATGATGGTAATATGATGTTCTGTGGAGGCTTCCTGGTACGAGACAACTTCGTGCTGACCGCTGCTCACTGCCTGGGAAG CTCAATGAGAGTCACTCTGGGGGCCCACAACATCGAGACAAAGGAGGAGACCCAGCAGATCATCCCTGTGGCAGAAGCCATCCCACACCCAGACTATAATGCTGAGAACTGGTCCAATGACATCATGCTCTTGAAG CTGGAGAGGAAAGCCATTAGAACAAATGCTGTGAGGCCACTCAGGCTGCCCAAAGCCAATTCCCAG GACGACGAGAAATGCGAACTTGATTTCCACCAATATATGAAGACCATTCAGTTTTGTGCTGGAGACCCAAAGCAAATACAGGCTGCTTTCAAG GGTGACTCCGGAGGACCTCTTGTATGTGACAACAGAGCTTATGGAGTTTTATCCAATGGAGACAATGAGATCATCGCTCCAGCAGTCTTCACTAAGGTTGTGTCCTTCCTGCCGTGGATACAAAGAAGCATGAAGCCTTCTAACAGGTGCTAA